A window of the Lepus europaeus isolate LE1 chromosome 5, mLepTim1.pri, whole genome shotgun sequence genome harbors these coding sequences:
- the LOC133760796 gene encoding U6 snRNA-associated Sm-like protein LSm3, with protein sequence MADYVDQQQTTNTVEEPLDLIRLNLDEQIYVKMRNDQELPGRLHAYDQHLNTILGDVEETVTTIEIDEETNEEIHKSTKRNIPMLFVRVDGVVLVAPPLRVC encoded by the coding sequence ATGGCGGACTATGTGGACCAGCAACAAACCACCAACACTGTAGAGGAGCCGTTGGATCTCATCAGGCTCAACCTGGATGAACAAATTTACGTGAAAATGAGAAACGACCAAGAGCTTCCAGGCAGATTGCATGCTTACGATCAGCATTTAAATACGATactgggagatgtggaagaaacgGTGACTACCATAGAAATTGATGAAGAAACGAATGAAGAGATACATAAATCAACCAAACGGAACATCCCGATGCTCTTTGTCCGGGTAGACGGTGTCGTCCTGGTCGCCCCTCCGCTGAGAGTCTGCTGA